One window of the Atribacterota bacterium genome contains the following:
- a CDS encoding C-GCAxxG-C-C family (seleno)protein has translation MTLKELIEQGFYPKNDLNCAETILYGANQVYNLGLSRDCLRLSAAFGGGMGTENVCGVVTASVMVLGYLFVKDHAHQNPEIKDICKELFELYTKKLGDFDCKPLKDKYRTEEKKCFDVILKGAEILDYIISKEKRKRERQ, from the coding sequence ATGACATTAAAGGAACTGATTGAACAGGGTTTTTATCCTAAAAATGATCTTAATTGTGCTGAGACCATTCTTTACGGGGCGAATCAAGTTTATAATCTTGGTTTATCTAGGGATTGCTTGAGATTATCTGCTGCCTTTGGAGGAGGAATGGGTACTGAAAATGTGTGTGGTGTAGTAACTGCTTCTGTTATGGTGCTCGGCTACCTGTTTGTGAAAGATCATGCTCACCAAAACCCTGAAATTAAAGATATATGTAAAGAATTATTCGAACTTTATACTAAAAAATTAGGTGATTTTGATTGTAAACCATTAAAAGATAAGTATCGTACAGAAGAAAAGAAGTGCTTTGATGTGATTCTAAAAGGAGCTGAAATTTTAGATTATATTATTAGTAAGGAAAAGAGAAAAAGAGAAAGGCAATGA
- the panB gene encoding 3-methyl-2-oxobutanoate hydroxymethyltransferase, translating to MANKKTRLDFLEMKKKGEQVAWITAYDFPMASFAEQAAMDMILVGDSLGMVVLGYQGTVPVTMEDCISHCQAVRRGAPHTFCIGDMPFLSYQVSCEEAVRNAGRFLKEADMDAVKLEGGQRVCNQIKAIADAGILVMGHIGLTPQSSGQLGGFKAQGRDAASARELIKDALSIQEAGAYALLLEAVPPELTTFLTKKLAIPVYGIGAGGPCDGQLLICGDMLGLFQAFTPKFVKKYANVAEVEINAFKEYVKEVKTGVFPSDEHCYHILKGKEEEFYEMLKEFE from the coding sequence ATGGCTAATAAGAAAACCCGTCTAGATTTCTTGGAGATGAAAAAGAAAGGAGAACAGGTAGCGTGGATTACCGCTTATGATTTCCCAATGGCCTCTTTTGCCGAACAGGCTGCTATGGATATGATCCTGGTAGGTGATTCGCTGGGTATGGTAGTCTTGGGCTATCAGGGTACTGTTCCGGTTACCATGGAGGACTGCATCTCTCATTGCCAGGCAGTCCGGCGTGGTGCACCCCATACCTTCTGTATCGGTGATATGCCCTTTCTTTCTTATCAGGTCTCCTGTGAAGAGGCGGTAAGGAATGCCGGCCGTTTCTTAAAAGAAGCGGATATGGATGCCGTAAAATTAGAAGGGGGACAAAGAGTCTGTAACCAGATTAAAGCTATTGCTGATGCTGGTATCTTAGTCATGGGACATATCGGCTTAACTCCACAAAGTTCAGGTCAGTTAGGTGGTTTTAAAGCACAAGGCCGGGATGCAGCGAGCGCCCGGGAGCTGATTAAAGATGCCCTTTCTATCCAGGAAGCAGGAGCCTATGCCCTGCTCTTAGAGGCTGTTCCACCAGAGCTAACCACCTTCCTAACCAAAAAGCTCGCTATTCCTGTTTATGGCATAGGTGCCGGAGGACCTTGTGATGGACAGCTATTAATCTGTGGAGATATGCTCGGTCTCTTCCAGGCCTTCACCCCTAAGTTTGTCAAAAAATATGCCAATGTAGCAGAAGTGGAAATAAATGCCTTTAAGGAATATGTGAAAGAAGTAAAAACCGGTGTCTTCCCCTCAGATGAACATTGCTACCATATTTTAAAGGGAAAAGAAGAAGAGTTTTATGAGATGTTAAAGGAGTTTGAATAA
- a CDS encoding threonine/serine dehydratase has protein sequence MLDYTDIVQAYEKITKYKNPTFLQYSGTLSSMTNSQVFFKPENLQLTGSFKLGGAMNVMMNLIKKEKNRGVVTCSAGNWAQAVAYAARLFNIRSVIVMAEQASPIKIDATKGYGAEVVIFGKNSNDVATKAREIAQQEGLTFLSPFEDEDLIAGHGTIGLEILKEKPDAETIFCPVGGGAFISGIALAIKEKNPKVKIIGVEPLNANAMWLSLQENRIVEKEHVDTIADGLALKKPGEKPFQIVQKYVDDIVLVNEDEIKKAVVFLLERAKLLVEPSGAVSVAAIMADKFSIKNKKTVAILSGGNLDLDKLVSLISNGK, from the coding sequence ATGTTGGACTATACAGACATTGTCCAGGCTTATGAAAAAATAACGAAATATAAAAATCCTACCTTCTTGCAATACTCAGGTACCTTGAGCAGTATGACCAATAGTCAGGTATTTTTCAAACCAGAAAACTTACAGCTTACCGGTTCCTTCAAGCTTGGTGGAGCGATGAATGTAATGATGAACTTAATTAAGAAAGAGAAGAATAGAGGTGTGGTAACCTGTTCAGCTGGTAATTGGGCCCAAGCAGTGGCTTATGCTGCTCGCTTATTTAATATAAGATCAGTTATTGTTATGGCAGAACAGGCCTCTCCCATTAAAATAGATGCCACTAAAGGATATGGAGCGGAAGTGGTAATCTTTGGAAAAAATTCTAATGATGTAGCCACTAAGGCAAGAGAAATTGCCCAGCAGGAAGGATTAACCTTTTTAAGTCCTTTTGAAGATGAAGATTTAATTGCCGGTCATGGAACGATTGGGCTGGAGATTTTAAAAGAGAAACCGGATGCTGAGACAATTTTTTGTCCGGTGGGAGGTGGAGCTTTTATTTCTGGTATTGCCCTGGCCATAAAAGAGAAAAATCCTAAGGTAAAGATTATCGGTGTGGAACCTTTAAATGCTAATGCTATGTGGCTTTCCCTGCAGGAAAATAGGATTGTGGAGAAAGAGCATGTTGATACCATTGCTGATGGATTGGCTTTAAAGAAACCTGGAGAAAAACCATTTCAAATAGTTCAAAAATATGTTGATGATATTGTGCTGGTTAATGAAGATGAAATTAAAAAAGCAGTGGTTTTTCTGTTAGAGAGAGCAAAGTTATTAGTGGAGCCATCAGGAGCAGTTTCTGTTGCAGCTATTATGGCTGACAAGTTTAGTATAAAAAACAAGAAAACCGTGGCTATCCTTAGTGGAGGAAACCTGGATCTGGATAAACTGGTAAGCTTAATTTCTAATGGCAAATAA
- a CDS encoding M20 family metallopeptidase, translated as MNVRELSEKYQKEIIALRREFHQNPELSWQEVKTSNRVKEELKKIGIEGKRVADTGVVGLIKGREGKKVVALRADMDALPVQEVNNVSYRSQKDGVMHACGHDGHTAMLLVAAKILWELKDQFEGTVKLIFQPAEELIQGAKKMLEEGVLEGVDSILAIHIWSDLPSGKFSLEAGPRFAAGDRFKITVTGKGSHGAMPHMGIDAIVASSAIIMNLQTIISREVDPREPAVISIGKIKGGGNFNVISDQVVIEGTTRSFNYHLQKKFPLLMERIIKHTASSFNAQAELEYIEGAMPCVNDPMISKIAQTSLTKLYGDNIIIPYHKTTATEDFSFFLHRVPGVIAFLGTANKDKDIIFPHHHKQFNIDEDVLSVGTSLYAQFAIDFLNK; from the coding sequence ATGAATGTTAGGGAATTATCAGAAAAATACCAGAAGGAAATTATTGCTTTAAGAAGAGAATTTCATCAAAATCCGGAACTCAGCTGGCAAGAGGTTAAAACTTCTAACAGAGTTAAAGAAGAATTAAAGAAAATAGGGATTGAAGGAAAAAGAGTTGCCGATACAGGAGTTGTAGGATTAATTAAAGGAAGAGAAGGTAAAAAGGTAGTTGCTCTAAGGGCAGATATGGATGCTTTGCCAGTTCAGGAAGTAAACAATGTGTCTTACCGCTCCCAAAAGGATGGTGTCATGCATGCTTGTGGACACGATGGTCATACTGCTATGCTTTTAGTTGCTGCCAAAATTTTATGGGAATTAAAAGACCAGTTTGAGGGAACAGTCAAATTAATATTCCAACCGGCAGAAGAGCTTATCCAGGGAGCTAAAAAGATGTTAGAGGAGGGGGTATTAGAAGGAGTCGACTCGATTTTAGCTATTCATATCTGGTCTGACCTTCCTTCCGGAAAGTTTTCTCTGGAAGCGGGTCCTCGCTTTGCGGCAGGAGATCGATTCAAAATTACGGTAACAGGAAAAGGAAGTCATGGTGCGATGCCCCATATGGGTATCGATGCCATTGTAGCGTCTTCAGCTATAATCATGAATTTACAAACTATTATTAGCCGGGAAGTCGATCCCCGGGAACCGGCAGTAATAAGTATAGGAAAAATTAAGGGAGGCGGTAACTTTAATGTTATTTCTGATCAGGTAGTAATTGAAGGAACTACCCGAAGCTTTAATTATCATCTCCAAAAAAAATTTCCCTTGCTCATGGAAAGAATTATAAAACATACTGCCTCTTCATTTAATGCCCAGGCTGAACTTGAATATATAGAAGGGGCGATGCCCTGCGTCAATGATCCTATGATTTCTAAAATTGCTCAGACGAGCTTAACTAAATTATATGGAGATAATATAATTATTCCCTATCATAAGACTACTGCCACAGAAGATTTCTCCTTTTTCCTTCATAGAGTACCTGGTGTCATTGCATTTCTGGGGACGGCTAATAAAGATAAAGATATTATCTTTCCTCATCACCATAAACAGTTTAATATTGATGAAGATGTTTTATCAGTTGGAACATCTTTATATGCCCAGTTTGCCATTGATTTCTTAAATAAATAA
- the thrC gene encoding threonine synthase: MKYISTRDNIKAVSGIEAIKSGMVPQGGLFIPKEIPAISHQQLDSWMNLSYTQLAQKIFQLFLADDFSEKEITQIVHQAYHKENFTTEEITPLTRLNDQLFLLELFHGPTGAFKDIALQALPLILSLIIKKLSINNQLLILVATSGDTGKAALEGFKNIPGIQIVVYFPFQKVSRVQEWQMLTTEGNNTHVIALEGNFDDCQNAVKQIFTDADFCRMLEKKGFEFSSANSINWGRLFPQIVYYFYAYLYLLRKKHIRHNETINFVVPTGNFGNILAAWYAKEMGLPIEKLICASNINKVLTDFFNSGVYDINRPLVTTISPSMDILISNNLERFLFEISGRQGEFIVKLMKDLREKGMFILEESLKNKMREIIFASFADETETLSTIKSVYHEYHYLVDPHTAVGIKVFTGYQRISTQKTKTVITATATPFKFNKAVLTALIGEVRDHKKEEFILLQKLSNYTDLPIPAMLRDLDKKPIKKQFICPKDKVQQCLLEILKIE, from the coding sequence ATGAAATATATTAGCACCAGGGACAATATTAAAGCAGTCTCCGGGATTGAGGCAATTAAAAGTGGAATGGTGCCCCAGGGGGGGCTTTTTATACCGAAAGAAATTCCAGCTATTTCTCACCAACAACTTGACAGCTGGATGAATTTATCATATACCCAATTAGCTCAGAAGATTTTTCAATTATTCTTAGCTGATGATTTTTCTGAAAAGGAAATCACCCAGATAGTTCATCAAGCCTACCATAAAGAAAACTTTACAACCGAAGAAATCACACCACTTACCAGATTGAATGATCAATTATTTTTGCTGGAGCTTTTTCATGGACCAACCGGTGCCTTCAAAGATATAGCCCTACAAGCGCTCCCCCTTATTTTATCTTTGATTATAAAAAAACTTTCTATCAATAATCAGCTATTGATACTGGTAGCTACCTCCGGTGATACCGGTAAGGCAGCCTTGGAAGGATTTAAAAATATACCAGGGATTCAGATCGTAGTTTATTTTCCCTTTCAAAAGGTGAGCAGAGTCCAGGAATGGCAAATGCTTACTACTGAAGGGAATAATACCCATGTCATTGCTCTAGAGGGTAATTTTGATGATTGTCAAAATGCGGTAAAACAAATCTTTACTGATGCGGATTTTTGCCGTATGCTGGAGAAAAAAGGATTTGAATTTTCTTCTGCTAACTCCATCAATTGGGGGCGACTCTTCCCGCAAATAGTTTACTATTTCTATGCTTATCTATATCTTTTACGGAAAAAGCATATTCGGCATAATGAAACAATCAATTTTGTAGTACCGACCGGAAATTTTGGTAATATCCTAGCAGCCTGGTATGCTAAAGAAATGGGTTTGCCTATAGAAAAATTAATTTGTGCTTCAAATATCAATAAGGTGCTGACAGACTTCTTTAATTCAGGAGTCTATGATATAAATAGACCACTGGTCACCACTATCAGTCCTTCTATGGATATACTTATTTCTAATAATTTAGAAAGATTTCTTTTTGAGATTTCAGGTCGTCAGGGTGAATTCATTGTTAAATTGATGAAGGATCTTCGGGAAAAGGGAATGTTTATTCTGGAAGAATCGTTAAAAAACAAGATGAGGGAAATAATTTTTGCTAGCTTTGCCGATGAAACTGAAACATTATCCACTATTAAATCAGTATATCACGAGTATCATTACCTTGTTGATCCGCATACTGCAGTAGGGATAAAAGTATTTACTGGCTATCAAAGAATAAGTACCCAAAAAACCAAAACAGTTATCACTGCCACTGCAACACCCTTTAAATTTAATAAGGCTGTTTTAACTGCCTTAATAGGAGAAGTCAGAGACCATAAGAAAGAAGAATTTATTCTGTTGCAGAAGTTAAGTAACTATACGGATCTTCCTATACCTGCTATGCTCAGGGATTTGGATAAAAAGCCAATCAAAAAACAATTCATTTGCCCCAAAGATAAAGTCCAGCAATGTTTATTGGAGATATTAAAAATAGAATAA
- the phoU gene encoding phosphate signaling complex protein PhoU → MMLEERIRLLKRELIEYATLAENMVAKVVKGLLEKEKDYLLEVMEKDEPKTDRYEINLDEKCIWILAQFQPMAVDLRTILMMLEINRDLERIGDLSASMSRSALFLIERPQVKPYIDIPRMADIVQGMIKGSVNAFIENDSLLAREVFQRDKIVNALRDQIIRELLTFMSSDPATIERSFHLISLALDLERMGDHATNICEDVVFMVEGEVIKHQYDKNKGT, encoded by the coding sequence ATGATGTTAGAAGAACGCATCAGACTATTAAAACGGGAATTAATAGAATACGCTACTCTAGCTGAAAATATGGTGGCAAAAGTAGTTAAAGGGCTTTTGGAAAAGGAAAAGGATTATCTCCTGGAGGTCATGGAAAAGGATGAACCAAAGACAGACCGATATGAAATTAATTTGGATGAAAAATGTATCTGGATTCTTGCTCAATTCCAACCCATGGCTGTTGATTTAAGGACTATCCTGATGATGTTAGAAATTAATAGAGATTTGGAAAGAATCGGGGATCTATCGGCAAGTATGTCTCGAAGCGCCCTTTTTCTTATTGAGAGACCGCAGGTAAAACCATATATTGATATTCCCAGAATGGCTGATATTGTCCAGGGTATGATAAAAGGAAGTGTAAATGCCTTTATTGAAAATGACTCCCTACTTGCCCGAGAGGTATTTCAGCGGGATAAGATAGTAAATGCCTTAAGAGATCAGATAATCAGGGAACTCCTTACTTTTATGAGCTCCGATCCAGCTACTATAGAGAGGTCTTTCCATTTAATCTCTCTTGCTTTAGATTTAGAACGAATGGGAGATCATGCTACCAATATCTGTGAAGATGTGGTATTTATGGTAGAAGGAGAAGTGATTAAACATCAGTATGATAAAAACAAAGGAACATAG
- the pstB gene encoding phosphate ABC transporter ATP-binding protein PstB, with the protein MESKTKIEVKDLSFYYGQNQVLKKINLGIFKKRITAIIGPSGCGKTTLIRMFNRMNDLVPIGRLEGVILLDKEDINDPKTDVVEIRRRVGMVFQKPNPFPKSIFDNVSYGLEVNGIRDRRKKEEIVIQSLKKAAIWEEVKDRLNESALGLSGGQQQRLCIARCLAVAPEVLLFDEPCASLDPISTQKIEELITGLKKEYTIVIVTHNMQQAARVSDYTAFLYLGELIEFGETEKLFTIPRNRMTEAYLTGKFG; encoded by the coding sequence ATGGAATCTAAAACTAAGATAGAAGTAAAGGATCTTTCCTTTTATTACGGTCAGAATCAGGTATTAAAAAAAATTAATCTTGGTATCTTTAAAAAAAGGATTACCGCTATTATTGGCCCTTCAGGTTGTGGTAAAACTACTTTAATTAGAATGTTTAATAGAATGAATGACTTGGTTCCCATAGGCAGGCTGGAAGGAGTTATCCTCTTAGATAAAGAAGACATTAATGATCCCAAAACTGATGTAGTAGAAATTCGACGTAGAGTAGGAATGGTATTTCAAAAACCAAATCCTTTTCCCAAAAGTATTTTTGATAACGTTAGCTATGGATTAGAAGTCAACGGCATTAGAGATAGGAGAAAGAAAGAAGAAATTGTGATACAATCTTTAAAAAAAGCTGCCATCTGGGAAGAAGTAAAAGATCGTCTTAATGAAAGCGCTTTAGGATTATCAGGAGGACAACAACAACGCCTCTGCATTGCTCGTTGTCTGGCAGTTGCTCCAGAAGTATTATTATTTGATGAACCTTGTGCCAGCCTGGATCCTATCTCTACTCAAAAGATTGAAGAACTGATAACAGGGCTAAAGAAGGAGTATACTATAGTTATTGTAACTCACAATATGCAACAAGCTGCTCGGGTGTCAGATTATACAGCATTTTTATACCTGGGAGAATTAATTGAATTTGGTGAGACGGAAAAATTGTTTACTATTCCCAGGAATAGGATGACTGAGGCTTATCTAACTGGTAAATTTGGTTAA
- the pstA gene encoding phosphate ABC transporter permease PstA encodes MNNKIKQQFGFFLLFLCILITIFFLGLILYFVIVQGVGVLSYEFLTQVPKRSMTAGGVAPAIVGTFYLTLGAMIFAIPLGVSCAIYLSEYSPQSVVINIIRISINNLAGVPSVVFGLFGLAVFVKYLGFGVSILSGSLTLGIMILPGIISATQEALLAVPQSYREASLALGATLWETIRKVVLPSALPGILTGIILSIGRVAGETAPIMFTAATFYTRGYPNSIFSEVMALPYHIYALMTEGVHPEVQTRIAYGCALILLILVLSMSTLAIMLRQRQRGHTYYGI; translated from the coding sequence ATGAATAATAAGATTAAACAGCAATTTGGATTTTTTTTGCTCTTTCTTTGTATCTTGATTACAATCTTTTTTTTAGGTTTAATTTTATATTTCGTAATAGTTCAGGGAGTTGGTGTATTATCCTACGAATTCCTGACTCAGGTGCCTAAAAGATCTATGACTGCTGGCGGAGTAGCTCCGGCTATTGTGGGAACTTTTTATCTTACCTTGGGAGCCATGATTTTTGCTATTCCCCTGGGAGTATCTTGTGCCATATATTTAAGTGAATACAGCCCACAGAGTGTTGTTATTAATATAATTAGAATTAGTATTAATAATTTAGCAGGAGTGCCCTCAGTAGTATTTGGTTTGTTTGGATTAGCTGTCTTTGTCAAATATTTAGGATTTGGAGTATCCATCTTATCTGGTTCTTTGACTCTAGGGATCATGATATTACCAGGTATTATTTCCGCAACACAGGAAGCACTTTTAGCGGTACCTCAATCATATCGGGAGGCATCACTGGCTCTGGGTGCTACTTTATGGGAAACAATAAGAAAAGTGGTTTTACCCAGTGCTTTACCTGGTATCTTAACCGGTATAATACTGAGTATTGGCAGGGTTGCTGGTGAAACTGCACCAATTATGTTTACCGCTGCCACTTTCTATACCCGTGGATACCCTAATTCCATCTTCTCTGAAGTAATGGCTTTACCTTATCATATCTATGCCTTGATGACAGAAGGGGTACATCCAGAAGTTCAAACCAGAATCGCTTATGGATGTGCTCTTATATTATTAATTTTGGTTCTATCAATGTCTACTCTGGCCATTATGTTGAGACAGAGACAGAGGGGTCATACTTATTATGGAATCTAA